In Vigna angularis cultivar LongXiaoDou No.4 chromosome 8, ASM1680809v1, whole genome shotgun sequence, the DNA window TGACACTGCCCAACGGTGAGAAGAGATGGATGTGTTACTGAAGGTGGCAATCCAGTTACCCATATTTTGCCCACACATCAACCACAACCCGACCCGCGAACGTTGTTCCACGGAGCTACGTTTTTCGCATTGGAACAACGCCAACATCATTAACACTGTCACTTCTGCCGTTGTTTCCCCCACTTCCGAAACTTTTAAATCTCTCGGAACCCCCTCTGCACCGTCGCAACCTTCTATTATGGGGAAAAAATCGAAATACTCTAAACCACCTCCAAAACCGAAGTCCTTGCTTGATTGGCATCGCGTGGTTTCACGAGTCGAGAGACTTGAGTTTCAACCGGGGCCGAAAAATGTGAAAATCGGTGAGGATGGAGTGTCTTACGTGGTCGAAGGCACACCGTTCGACTTCAGGTTCAGTTACACGGAGACCCCGAAAGCGAATCTGGTGAAATTGCGGGAGCCGCCATTCGCACCGTTTGGACCACCAACCTTGCCACGGCCATGGACAGGGCGGAACCCAGTACCGCCGAGCCAGACAACTGTGAGGGAGTTCCACTTGCTCGATCCGTCGCCATCAGATGAGAACGGAGCTGAACTAGTCCGTTTGGCCATGCCGATTTGGGAGTCGAGGGAGGAGGTGTTGGGAGAACCGTTGAGTAAGGATGAGATCAATCGCTTAGTTAAGAGGGCGGAGAAATCTTCGCGCCAACTACATATtggtattttcttttatgtattacagctgatgttttgtttttaattttataaaatattttaatctgaTGTCTGTGTAAAAATGATCAACCTGTTAGAAATAAAGTTCCGGATTTACCAATTATTCATCTACAACTTAAAGGTTGACACCACTTAATATACACATTGAAAGAGTAAAAGTGATAGGTTCAAAGGTTATATGACATGATGAAAAGAgagataaaaaaggaaaaataagtaTGTAAATAGTCATTCATGAAATGAAGGTGAATGTGAATCATTACTCAGTTTGACATTATTTCAGTGTTTATCCTTTGGTGACAGATATGATAATTTGATTGTTATTGGTGTATGTATCCGAATCCTTATGGAGCCCTCCCTTGTACAGGGCTCGCTTGTGTGAAACAAGTGTGTAATAGGTGTCCATAAAATCAAGGTATATGTGAATCATTCCTCagttaaacattattttagtgttttccTTTCATGACAAATATGATAATTTGATTGTTATTGATGTATGTATGCAAGTCCTTATGAAGGGCTCCCTCGTGTTTACCATCTGTGTTTTGCAATTTATATTACTTTGTTTCAAAAGTTTGTATGAATCTAATGGACAATAATACTTAGATGCAATTCTCCAATTGTTTTTAAGTCTATCGataaatttcttcataattatttattagagagaaaaaatgtGCATCTTTCACGAGTTACAGGTCAGGACAGAAGTTTTATAAAACATGAAgtgcttaatttgattttagtttatgattgaaactcaatttatttatttattttttctctggTAAGGGCATACCAGAAAATTTGTTGAAGAAGAGTTTTACCTTAGGTGTTTATGCACTAAGACGTGATATTTAAAGTTGGTTTGATGCTTGTGgtaaaatcttaattttcattatagGACAATACGAAAagcacttttaaaaaaattgaatttaagcTTTGTGCTTTCAAGAAACCTTACTTGTAAAAGATTATTTGACATGGAAAGAGGAGTGGAAAATAGTTTATGCTGGATGAGAGTGAGGGGATCACTTTTATGTACTTAACTGGTTATTGGGAATGGGAAATATACTTTTGTTGCACTCAAATTTCTGATTTAGGCAGGGATGGTTTGACACATAACATGTTGgaaaacatacatacatattgGATGAGGAGCACTGTGTGCAAGATAAAATGCAGAGGAGTGTGTACCGTCGACATGGATAATGTGTGCCAGCAGTTAGAGGTTTGTTTTTTCAGTTTGTAATCTCTTATACTTTGCTTGCTTCCCTTACCACTTAAATGAATATATGCCTTTTACGCTTTGAGAATCCACTGGGAATAAGAAACTCATCTTGTGTGCTGTGTCATGTTGTGTGGTTTTGCCAGGAAAGGACTGGGGGGAAAATCATTTACCGACATTTTGGCACAGTGTACCTTTTCAGGGGGAGAAACTACAGCTATGAAACACGACCACAATTTCGTCTTATGTGGTGGAGACCAGTGTCTCCAGTATATCCTAAGCTGATTAAACGAGTTCCAAAAGGTTTAACACTTGACGAAGCAACTGAAATGCGTCAAAAGGGAAGGGTCTTGATGCCCATCCGCAAACTAGGTAGATTGTTTTGGAGATTCATTACAATTTAACTATTCTTGTTCTTTCTTCAAACTAACATGTccttatcattttattgttGCAGCAAAAAATGGTGTATATTGGGACCTTGTGACTAATGTCAGAGAGGCATTTGAACAATGTGACCTTGTGCGAATAAATTGCCAAGAACTAAATACAAGTGACTATAAAAAGATTGGAGCAAAACTAAAGGTATAACCATGTTCACTTAAACTTTGAATTCAACGTTGAAGATAATAGGCATTGACTTATGTAATGTAAATTTTTCAATGATGCTATAATAAACATCTTTTTCTAACATATGTTCATTGACTCTAGGATCTAGTTCCATGTATATTGCTTTCATTTGAAGATGACCACATACTTATGTGGAGAGGACCAAATTGGAGGCCCTCTTTACCAAATCCCAAAGATGATGACACAAAAGCCACTAAAATTATCGTTGACAGTGGAAATTCCAATAAATTGACTCTAGGTGTCCGAAAATTATCAGCGACGTGTCTACAAAACAATAGAACTGAGCATCTATGCAGTGAACCTCTTGACACAAGGATTTTATCTAATTCAGATAATTTGAGTTTGCACAAAACTGTGCTTTGTCTCACAGAAAATAGCAATCCACCTGTGTCTGATGTTTCTGGTGCTGCTTCACTCCCTATGAAAACATGTGAAGTTGAAATCACAGAAGATGTCATGGCCTTTTCTTGCACACCACAAATGGTACCGGGTACCAATAAAAGTTCTGCCAGCATTGTAGCAGATCCTCATTCAAACAACTTTCTTGATGGTTCAGAAGCAGATGTTTGTGAGCCATCAAGTTGTGCACCTTGTACAGAAGGACTTTTATTGCTGTTGGACCAAGCTGTTGAGCAAGGCTGTGCTCTTGTTTTAGATGATAAATTTTTGGATGACGACTACATTTATCAAACCACTATGGCTTTTTCTAAATCAACTCCACCTGAGCCTCTTTATAAACTGTCAGACAGGTTATGATAGTAAGAAGTCACAAGATTTGAAGTAAGAGTCAGAATCCTTGTAAGTTGATGGAAGCTTGCTATGGGTGAGACGCATTGAACCAGAAAGCCAAACAGCAAGCGTTCCAGTGAGCAATGAAGGCAGCGGAATTCTGGAATAGATGCAGAGAATGGTATGGGTTCAGTGAAGAATGGAGTGGGTTAGAACCTCtcagctcagagggccttctactttggaaggaagctagaggtaaggagaaagaaagtgaagaattggGTTGACTCAAGAGCAAAGATAAGCTGGAATTTCA includes these proteins:
- the LOC108339098 gene encoding CRS2-associated factor 1, chloroplastic — encoded protein: MDVLLKVAIQLPIFCPHINHNPTRERCSTELRFSHWNNANIINTVTSAVVSPTSETFKSLGTPSAPSQPSIMGKKSKYSKPPPKPKSLLDWHRVVSRVERLEFQPGPKNVKIGEDGVSYVVEGTPFDFRFSYTETPKANLVKLREPPFAPFGPPTLPRPWTGRNPVPPSQTTVREFHLLDPSPSDENGAELVRLAMPIWESREEVLGEPLSKDEINRLVKRAEKSSRQLHIGRDGLTHNMLENIHTYWMRSTVCKIKCRGVCTVDMDNVCQQLEERTGGKIIYRHFGTVYLFRGRNYSYETRPQFRLMWWRPVSPVYPKLIKRVPKGLTLDEATEMRQKGRVLMPIRKLAKNGVYWDLVTNVREAFEQCDLVRINCQELNTSDYKKIGAKLKDLVPCILLSFEDDHILMWRGPNWRPSLPNPKDDDTKATKIIVDSGNSNKLTLGVRKLSATCLQNNRTEHLCSEPLDTRILSNSDNLSLHKTVLCLTENSNPPVSDVSGAASLPMKTCEVEITEDVMAFSCTPQMVPGTNKSSASIVADPHSNNFLDGSEADVCEPSSCAPCTEGLLLLLDQAVEQGCALVLDDKFLDDDYIYQTTMAFSKSTPPEPLYKLSDRL